A single region of the Corallococcus macrosporus genome encodes:
- a CDS encoding DUF1501 domain-containing protein: MKLSRRNLFQAAFGAAHVGLMARYGLPSAMAQSASGRPTKMLAIWLVGGLHWESFFAPMTRAGIQKFIPPAQGGNYAYGYNPEQVEHLDRSPVDLMSPGPVRKLRVPVYWNWANPSDRNGNNPVVGNAQVYRPEGYVWANPAYKLYEKAVLLVGADQGTAAHASGLIASMSGVAGSTFRAPSVQAVVANAMASRFPDRPLPNVALGGPLPMALGLPALANPTLLSSSASVEPTLSDRRDGTWHGLRARKDEPALAFDGTPMSGAVPATAVDSALLKAVRRERGTSSAGTDGYLEQLYDTYKGASRTIRRDMLSVLEKTPAWEKLKADPAYPEDWMACTGYADACGTMPSMGDYAFALQLLKSDLVSTVNLRATSIEGFTFDSHFVNGQIVHAQYLRIALEMVGRMCLEMSLTPSRSDPSRSLLDETLVYVYSDFGRTFPKVGSDHHPATCALLVGGGIQGNQMIGGYDERMDGSPMGIPVRLVEESGDITTRTPTSQDVAATVLRAYGLVPGKDFFIPGGYGVFDGVVRS; encoded by the coding sequence ATGAAGCTCTCTCGTCGCAATCTCTTTCAAGCGGCCTTCGGGGCCGCGCACGTCGGGCTGATGGCGCGGTATGGCCTGCCGTCGGCGATGGCGCAGTCGGCGTCGGGCCGGCCCACGAAGATGCTGGCCATCTGGCTGGTGGGCGGACTCCATTGGGAGTCCTTCTTCGCGCCGATGACCCGCGCGGGCATCCAGAAGTTCATCCCTCCCGCGCAGGGAGGCAACTACGCCTACGGGTACAACCCGGAGCAGGTGGAGCACCTGGACCGCTCTCCGGTGGACCTGATGTCCCCCGGGCCCGTGCGCAAGCTGCGCGTGCCCGTCTACTGGAACTGGGCCAATCCCTCGGACAGGAACGGGAACAACCCCGTCGTCGGCAACGCCCAGGTCTACCGCCCGGAGGGATACGTGTGGGCCAACCCGGCCTACAAGCTCTACGAGAAGGCGGTGCTGCTGGTGGGCGCGGACCAGGGGACGGCGGCGCACGCGAGCGGCCTCATCGCGAGCATGTCCGGTGTCGCCGGCTCCACCTTCCGGGCTCCGTCGGTGCAGGCCGTCGTGGCCAACGCGATGGCGTCACGCTTCCCGGACCGGCCCCTGCCCAATGTCGCCCTGGGTGGGCCGCTGCCGATGGCGCTCGGGCTGCCCGCGCTGGCGAACCCGACGCTGCTCTCCTCCAGTGCGAGCGTGGAGCCCACGCTCTCCGACCGGCGAGACGGCACGTGGCACGGCCTGCGCGCGCGCAAGGACGAGCCGGCCCTCGCCTTCGATGGCACGCCCATGTCCGGCGCGGTGCCCGCGACAGCGGTGGACTCGGCCCTGCTCAAGGCGGTGCGCCGCGAGCGAGGCACCTCCAGCGCCGGAACGGACGGGTACCTGGAGCAGCTCTACGACACGTACAAGGGCGCCAGTCGCACGATTCGCCGGGACATGCTGTCGGTGCTGGAGAAGACGCCCGCCTGGGAGAAGCTCAAGGCCGACCCCGCGTATCCCGAGGACTGGATGGCCTGCACCGGCTATGCGGATGCCTGCGGCACGATGCCGTCGATGGGGGACTATGCGTTCGCGCTCCAGTTGCTGAAGTCCGACCTGGTGTCGACCGTCAACCTGCGGGCAACAAGCATCGAGGGTTTCACCTTCGACTCCCACTTCGTCAACGGCCAGATCGTGCATGCGCAGTACCTGCGCATCGCCCTGGAGATGGTGGGGCGCATGTGCCTGGAGATGAGCCTGACGCCGAGCCGCTCGGATCCGTCGCGTTCGCTGCTGGATGAGACGCTCGTGTACGTCTACAGCGACTTCGGGCGGACGTTCCCCAAGGTGGGCAGCGACCACCACCCCGCGACGTGTGCCCTCCTGGTGGGAGGCGGCATCCAGGGGAACCAGATGATCGGCGGCTACGACGAGAGGATGGACGGCTCGCCCATGGGCATTCCGGTGAGGCTCGTCGAGGAGTCCGGGGACATCACGACGCGGACGCCGACCTCGCAGGACGTCGCGGCGACGGTGCTCCGCGCCTATGGGCTCGTGCCCGGAAAGGACTTCTTCATCCCGGGCGGCTACGGCGTCTTCGACGGCGTCGTGAGGAGCTGA
- a CDS encoding fibronectin type III domain-containing protein, producing MILGSAGCSGGSTSSNDGGVVAESDAGTDAGVDAGADAGASACAPRPAPPAAPTQLVAASVSPFEVSLTWAPSTTGSVKRYRVLLGAGQVGQVERPAFAHRPVVPGETYTYTVTALTDEGGESPPSNPVTVTIPNPPPDALSALEPGHWYAFPNSNLRAAALSPELHPWLGWGEGISGIMNDWSSGALDTQRDRLYITGGGHNGYFGNEVYGFDLRTGAWVRLTDPDPVSPGAECPDRALGVNCAIHTYDGLEYLPPPFDRFLAIGWDGWPQTALNLDTRRWENHPELPQLGTRTGANSAYDPNTRVLWYHSGAEAVSVWDPATGRWTIRGEPDQLGYYKNAVVDPRRKLYVEVGQGSTDTWTIDALGKFVPKRTRLVTTGAREIEAVGNPGVDYDPVTDQLVAWSGGGDIYTLNLDTRVWTKRAALGTVVPGPANLNGTFGRFRYVPSLNVFVVVNTVDTQVFVYRLDPRPARLLRRIDVTAPDAKVEVNSTGKLGVTAVFQNGTSVVPTSGITFSSLDPEVATLDEDGTFRAINPGRARLQASYTDPLTRRGLVGARVIEVVPMTGDVVLDALTIQPSSTLTVARGGTAGLTAVGAYHRGADLFTRDVTCEATWSSDGASIATVADGTVRGVSEGTTTLHAKVGTVDAQATLEVIPRATQELIALNFQPPGPPMVTGWAVADDSAFNATRGWGWQDAAGLQTRGDRKGTQDARLASFVLTTQTGARFRLQVPDGRYHVAASVGDNNFGAGLASVELAGSGIVYGVGTGNTAGGSIVEATGGKGLVFDVVGPINWLAVMRVNGMDFNEVLAAAKTW from the coding sequence TTGATTCTGGGCTCCGCCGGCTGTTCCGGCGGTTCCACTTCGTCCAATGACGGCGGAGTCGTCGCGGAATCTGATGCGGGAACCGACGCCGGTGTCGATGCAGGTGCCGACGCCGGTGCCAGCGCCTGCGCTCCGAGGCCCGCGCCGCCCGCCGCGCCCACGCAGCTCGTCGCGGCGAGCGTCTCCCCCTTCGAAGTCTCCCTGACGTGGGCGCCGTCGACGACCGGCTCGGTCAAGCGCTACCGCGTGTTGCTGGGGGCGGGGCAGGTCGGACAGGTCGAGCGGCCGGCCTTCGCCCACCGCCCGGTCGTCCCGGGCGAGACGTACACGTACACCGTCACGGCGCTCACCGACGAAGGGGGAGAGAGTCCTCCGTCCAATCCGGTGACGGTGACGATTCCGAACCCACCCCCCGATGCGCTCTCCGCGTTGGAGCCGGGGCACTGGTACGCGTTCCCGAATTCGAACCTGCGGGCCGCGGCCCTCTCCCCCGAGCTGCATCCGTGGCTCGGCTGGGGCGAGGGCATCAGCGGAATCATGAACGACTGGTCGAGTGGTGCCCTCGACACCCAACGCGACCGGCTCTACATCACCGGCGGCGGGCACAACGGTTACTTCGGCAACGAAGTCTACGGCTTCGATCTGCGGACGGGCGCGTGGGTCCGCCTGACCGACCCGGATCCGGTGAGCCCCGGAGCGGAGTGTCCCGACCGGGCGCTGGGCGTCAATTGCGCCATCCACACCTACGATGGGCTCGAGTACCTGCCTCCGCCCTTCGACCGGTTCCTCGCCATTGGCTGGGATGGCTGGCCTCAGACAGCGCTCAACCTCGACACCCGGCGCTGGGAGAACCACCCCGAGCTGCCACAGCTCGGGACGCGCACCGGCGCCAACTCCGCCTACGACCCCAACACCCGCGTCCTCTGGTACCACTCCGGCGCGGAGGCGGTGTCGGTCTGGGATCCCGCCACCGGCAGGTGGACCATCCGCGGCGAGCCGGATCAGCTCGGCTATTACAAGAACGCGGTCGTCGATCCCCGGCGCAAGCTGTACGTCGAGGTCGGTCAGGGCTCCACCGACACCTGGACCATCGACGCGCTGGGGAAGTTCGTTCCGAAGCGCACGCGGCTGGTGACCACGGGCGCGCGGGAGATTGAAGCGGTGGGAAATCCCGGCGTCGACTACGACCCGGTGACCGATCAGCTCGTGGCATGGAGCGGCGGCGGGGACATCTACACGCTGAACCTCGACACCCGCGTCTGGACGAAGCGTGCGGCGCTGGGCACGGTGGTGCCCGGACCGGCCAACCTGAACGGGACGTTCGGGCGGTTCCGCTACGTGCCGAGCCTGAATGTCTTCGTGGTGGTCAATACCGTCGACACCCAGGTCTTCGTCTACCGGCTCGATCCGCGACCTGCGCGCCTGTTGCGGCGCATCGACGTGACGGCGCCTGACGCGAAGGTCGAGGTGAACTCGACCGGCAAGCTGGGGGTGACGGCGGTGTTCCAGAACGGGACCTCGGTCGTCCCCACCTCGGGAATCACGTTCAGCTCGCTCGACCCGGAGGTAGCGACCCTGGATGAGGACGGCACCTTCCGGGCCATCAACCCGGGCCGGGCCCGGCTTCAGGCCAGCTACACCGACCCCCTCACCCGGCGCGGGCTGGTGGGCGCCCGGGTCATCGAAGTGGTGCCGATGACGGGCGACGTCGTGCTCGATGCGTTGACGATTCAGCCCTCGTCGACGCTCACGGTGGCTCGCGGCGGGACGGCGGGCCTCACGGCCGTCGGCGCCTACCACCGCGGCGCCGACCTCTTCACCCGCGACGTCACCTGCGAGGCCACCTGGAGCTCCGACGGCGCGTCGATCGCCACGGTGGCCGACGGCACGGTCAGGGGAGTGTCGGAGGGAACGACGACGCTCCACGCGAAGGTCGGGACGGTGGATGCCCAGGCGACTCTCGAGGTCATCCCGCGAGCGACCCAGGAGCTGATCGCGCTGAACTTCCAGCCTCCTGGCCCGCCGATGGTGACGGGCTGGGCGGTGGCCGACGACTCCGCCTTCAACGCGACCCGCGGCTGGGGCTGGCAGGACGCGGCCGGCCTCCAGACCCGAGGCGACCGCAAGGGCACCCAGGATGCGCGTCTCGCCAGCTTCGTGCTGACGACGCAGACCGGAGCCAGGTTCCGGCTCCAGGTTCCCGATGGCCGCTACCACGTGGCGGCGTCCGTGGGAGACAACAACTTCGGCGCGGGGCTCGCGAGCGTGGAGCTCGCGGGCTCGGGCATCGTCTACGGCGTCGGCACGGGGAACACAGCGGGGGGCAGCATCGTCGAAGCCACTGGCGGCAAGGGCCTCGTCTTCGACGTCGTGGGGCCCATCAACTGGCTCGCGGTGATGCGGGTCAACGGCATGGACTTCAACGAGGTGCTCGCCGCGGCGAAGACCTGGTAA
- a CDS encoding metal-dependent hydrolase has translation MLLSLSLMAALFGAAPNPPPQEFRVTWLGHAGFEVVSPGGTRLLIDPWLKENPRAPEAWKDLTRLARTPPAAILLTHSHGDHAQDVHTLARLSGAPVVGTGETLRWLKVPEAQQHTVNVGGSTRIGDVTIHAVPAMHSCEPDGRPLGYVLVLPGGRSLYHTGDTWLFGDMALVQELLHPDIVLLNVGGGRYGMDPRTAALAVRKYFRPSVIVPMHFGTFEPLATEAQAREVLGSDPRVRWLTPGIAASL, from the coding sequence ATGCTCCTCTCCCTGTCCCTCATGGCGGCGCTGTTCGGCGCCGCGCCGAACCCGCCGCCCCAGGAGTTCCGCGTCACCTGGCTCGGCCACGCCGGCTTCGAGGTCGTCTCGCCCGGAGGCACGCGCCTGCTCATCGACCCCTGGCTGAAGGAGAACCCGCGTGCACCCGAGGCCTGGAAGGACCTGACGCGCCTCGCTCGCACGCCGCCAGCGGCCATCCTGCTCACGCACTCGCACGGCGATCACGCGCAGGACGTGCATACCCTGGCGCGCCTGAGCGGGGCGCCCGTCGTCGGAACGGGGGAGACGCTGCGCTGGCTCAAGGTGCCGGAGGCCCAGCAACACACGGTGAACGTCGGCGGCTCCACGCGCATCGGCGACGTCACGATCCACGCGGTGCCGGCCATGCACTCGTGCGAGCCCGACGGGCGGCCCCTGGGCTACGTCCTGGTGCTTCCCGGGGGGCGCTCGCTCTACCACACGGGTGACACCTGGTTGTTCGGCGACATGGCGCTGGTGCAGGAGCTGCTGCACCCGGACATCGTCCTCCTCAACGTGGGCGGCGGCCGCTACGGCATGGACCCCAGGACCGCGGCGCTCGCGGTGCGCAAGTACTTCCGCCCCTCCGTCATCGTGCCCATGCACTTCGGCACCTTCGAGCCGCTGGCGACCGAGGCCCAGGCGCGCGAGGTCCTGGGAAGCGACCCGCGCGTGCGTTGGCTCACCCCCGGGATTGCCGCCTCACTCTGA
- a CDS encoding helix-turn-helix domain-containing protein: MRRDAPGLVVLPSRLAGVEGVRVAGDTRLWSGVSTRYGVTVVYAGAFDFWYRGRTWTQSEGVLKLKEPGEVHRDLRVHSPVTAQSMTLEAPVVEGAARELGLRAPPRMPALFGGIGHAEALALHAALRDPGSDALMLQGLLAEMLAALLSARASAESVPRARRAALRARDLLHASVVEGVSLEALAVASGLGRFHLLRTFRQELGLTPHAYLTHLRVSRARELLARGVPAARAALEVGLYDQSQLHRHFVRIVGTSPGAYARAVRGTSTSPKKGAERATHSRR, from the coding sequence ATGCGGCGCGACGCTCCTGGCCTGGTGGTGCTGCCCTCGCGGCTCGCGGGCGTGGAAGGGGTCCGCGTCGCGGGTGACACGCGGCTGTGGTCCGGCGTCTCCACGCGCTACGGCGTCACGGTGGTCTACGCGGGCGCCTTCGACTTCTGGTACCGCGGGCGGACGTGGACGCAGTCCGAGGGCGTGTTGAAGCTGAAGGAGCCGGGAGAGGTGCACCGCGACCTGCGTGTGCATTCGCCAGTGACCGCCCAGTCGATGACCCTGGAGGCGCCGGTGGTGGAGGGCGCCGCACGCGAGCTGGGGCTGCGCGCACCGCCCCGCATGCCCGCGCTCTTCGGCGGCATCGGGCACGCCGAGGCGCTGGCCCTGCACGCGGCGCTGCGGGATCCAGGCAGTGACGCGCTCATGCTGCAAGGCCTGCTCGCGGAGATGCTCGCGGCGCTGTTGAGCGCTCGCGCGTCAGCGGAGTCCGTCCCCCGGGCACGCCGCGCGGCGCTGCGTGCGCGCGACCTGCTGCACGCTTCGGTCGTGGAAGGCGTCAGCCTGGAGGCGCTCGCGGTGGCTTCGGGCCTGGGCCGCTTCCACCTGCTGCGCACCTTCCGTCAGGAGCTGGGACTGACGCCCCATGCCTACCTCACGCACCTGCGTGTTTCGCGGGCGCGCGAGCTGCTCGCCCGGGGCGTCCCCGCCGCACGCGCGGCCCTGGAGGTGGGGCTCTATGATCAGAGCCAGTTGCACCGGCACTTCGTGCGCATCGTCGGCACGAGCCCGGGGGCCTACGCGCGCGCCGTGCGCGGCACGTCAACTTCGCCCAAGAAGGGCGCGGAGCGGGCGACACATTCTCGCCGCTGA
- a CDS encoding SGNH/GDSL hydrolase family protein translates to MRKLLLLPLAALFGPGTASLAEAQPSPEPPTSTEAPRASEPLGMPIRYAALGASDTVGVGSRSPASENWTARLRAALPGNTAYDRFARSGITLSEAVDVEVPRAIAFKPTLVTMWLSVNDALRPVPLPGYQKSLQATLERLMKETEARVVLLNVPDLATLAGPRASPEMRVRLREQVKAWNAAISSTARAFGPRVLVVDLLPASRSLAGHAEWLSSDGFHPSPAGYQQLADVTLEAMRGAGWLPPAPR, encoded by the coding sequence ATGCGCAAACTCCTCCTGCTGCCCCTGGCCGCGCTGTTCGGGCCAGGCACGGCCTCGCTGGCCGAAGCCCAGCCCTCGCCAGAACCGCCCACCTCCACGGAGGCGCCACGCGCTTCCGAGCCCCTGGGCATGCCCATCCGCTACGCCGCGCTGGGTGCGTCCGACACCGTGGGCGTCGGAAGCCGTTCACCCGCGAGCGAGAACTGGACCGCGCGCCTGCGCGCCGCGCTGCCCGGGAACACGGCCTATGACCGCTTTGCCCGCAGCGGCATCACGCTCTCGGAGGCGGTGGACGTCGAGGTGCCCCGCGCCATCGCGTTCAAGCCCACGCTCGTGACGATGTGGCTGTCGGTGAACGACGCCCTGCGTCCCGTGCCACTGCCTGGCTACCAGAAATCCCTCCAGGCCACGCTTGAGCGGCTGATGAAGGAGACAGAGGCCCGGGTGGTGCTGCTCAACGTCCCGGACCTGGCGACCCTGGCCGGCCCGCGTGCCTCACCCGAGATGCGCGTGAGGCTGCGCGAGCAGGTCAAGGCGTGGAACGCAGCCATCAGCTCCACGGCCCGCGCCTTCGGCCCTCGCGTCCTGGTGGTGGACCTGCTGCCCGCCTCACGCTCGCTGGCCGGGCACGCCGAGTGGCTTTCCTCCGACGGCTTCCACCCGAGCCCCGCCGGCTATCAGCAACTGGCCGATGTAACGCTTGAAGCGATGCGCGGCGCGGGCTGGCTGCCGCCCGCGCCGCGCTGA
- a CDS encoding alpha/beta hydrolase, whose translation MVENSTNVRTKMALWGVRAAARSLGAVSPGLAAAWAERLFLTPQRPRRSRTAEAVLARGQPRMLKLEGEDVAVWSWGEGPRVLLVHGWSGYGGQLTAFVQPLVDAGLSVVTYDAPGHGASSGRTSSLPELAGMVAAVGEATGGPYAVVAHSFGAAATAVALRDGMKVERAVFISPPADPLAGIQDFADTVGLSEDTWRRMAARIEARFDMRLADLALPAFVSRLDVPLRIFHDVGDREVPLEAGEAVARAWPGAKLTRTEGLGHFRILYAPQVLSPAVDFLAEGRPGNAWPGPELLASMASARGTTPHRVHGR comes from the coding sequence ATGGTAGAAAATAGCACGAACGTTCGGACGAAGATGGCGCTGTGGGGTGTGCGGGCGGCGGCGCGGAGTCTGGGAGCGGTGTCCCCCGGGCTGGCGGCGGCGTGGGCGGAGCGGCTGTTCCTGACGCCCCAGCGGCCGCGGCGCTCGCGGACGGCGGAGGCGGTGCTGGCGCGCGGTCAGCCCCGGATGTTGAAGCTGGAGGGCGAGGACGTGGCGGTGTGGAGCTGGGGCGAGGGCCCCCGGGTCCTGCTGGTGCACGGGTGGAGCGGCTACGGCGGGCAGCTCACGGCCTTCGTGCAGCCGCTGGTGGACGCGGGGCTCTCAGTGGTGACGTACGACGCGCCGGGGCATGGGGCGTCCTCCGGGCGCACCAGCTCGCTGCCGGAGCTGGCGGGAATGGTGGCGGCGGTGGGCGAGGCGACGGGCGGGCCCTACGCGGTGGTGGCGCACTCGTTCGGCGCGGCGGCCACGGCGGTGGCGCTGAGGGACGGGATGAAGGTGGAGCGCGCGGTCTTCATCTCCCCGCCCGCGGATCCGCTGGCGGGCATCCAGGACTTCGCGGACACGGTGGGCCTGTCGGAGGACACCTGGCGGCGGATGGCGGCGCGAATCGAGGCACGCTTCGACATGCGGCTGGCGGACCTCGCGCTGCCTGCCTTCGTGTCACGGCTGGACGTGCCGCTGCGCATCTTCCACGACGTGGGGGACCGTGAGGTGCCGCTGGAAGCAGGCGAAGCGGTGGCGCGCGCGTGGCCGGGCGCGAAGCTCACGCGAACGGAAGGGCTGGGGCACTTCCGCATCCTCTACGCGCCGCAGGTGCTGTCGCCCGCGGTGGACTTCCTCGCGGAAGGACGGCCGGGCAACGCCTGGCCCGGGCCGGAGCTGCTGGCGTCGATGGCCTCCGCGCGAGGGACGACGCCACACAGGGTGCACGGGCGCTGA
- a CDS encoding TetR/AcrR family transcriptional regulator: protein MRKGELTHQTILETAVRLASRVGLQGLSIGGLAEELSLSKSGLFAHFKSKTELQVQVLEAATAVFTERVVRPALSKARGEPRVRALFDGWLTWDRDKVLEGGCIFVAAAAELDDAPGPARDTLVQSQRDWLDCLAQAARIAVAEGHFRKELDVEQFAHDQYAVMLGFHHAKRLMRDPQAEARAHRAFEALVTAARAPTS from the coding sequence ATGCGCAAGGGCGAGCTCACCCATCAGACCATCTTGGAGACGGCCGTCCGGCTGGCCAGCCGGGTGGGGCTGCAGGGGCTGAGCATCGGCGGGCTGGCCGAGGAGCTGAGCCTCTCCAAGAGCGGCCTGTTCGCGCACTTCAAGTCCAAGACGGAGCTCCAGGTGCAGGTCCTGGAGGCGGCCACCGCCGTCTTCACCGAGCGCGTCGTCCGCCCGGCGCTGAGCAAGGCCCGCGGTGAGCCCCGGGTGCGGGCGCTCTTCGACGGCTGGCTCACGTGGGACCGGGACAAGGTGCTCGAGGGCGGCTGCATCTTCGTGGCGGCCGCGGCGGAGCTGGACGACGCGCCCGGGCCCGCGCGGGACACGCTGGTGCAGAGCCAGCGGGACTGGCTGGACTGCCTGGCCCAGGCCGCCCGCATCGCCGTGGCGGAAGGGCACTTCCGCAAGGAGCTGGACGTGGAGCAGTTCGCCCATGACCAGTACGCGGTGATGCTGGGCTTCCACCACGCGAAGCGGTTGATGCGCGACCCCCAGGCCGAGGCGCGAGCCCACCGGGCCTTCGAAGCGCTCGTCACCGCCGCTCGCGCCCCCACTTCCTGA